A region of Haliotis asinina isolate JCU_RB_2024 chromosome 7, JCU_Hal_asi_v2, whole genome shotgun sequence DNA encodes the following proteins:
- the LOC137290580 gene encoding large ribosomal subunit protein uL13m-like, producing MANSRVLQWATFARTWWMYDANYQCPFKSAKVLVPHLQGKHKPIYHPLSDIGDHVVVINTKHIAMKGDYWRKWRYHHHTGHGGGYTATSAWRLHQLDATKIMYKAVYSDLPGNLLRHTIMRRLHLFEDENVPEEFLANVTGQIRQVMPVPKRYDEYTEEERKTFPRLFDWPEDHVLDYGKKKDDLS from the exons ATGGCAAACAGCAGAGTATTG CAATGGGCAACGTTTGCTCGGACATGGTGGATGTATGATGCCAATTACCAGTGCCCCTTCAAGTCAGCCAAGGTTCTCGTCCCCCATCTCCAGGGGAAACACAAGCCAATATATCACCCACTCA gTGATATTGGCGACCATGTAGTTGTCATCAACACGAAGCACATTGCTATGAAGGGAGACTACTGGAGGAAATGGCGGTACCATCATCACACAGG ACATGGGGGTGGCTACACTGCCACGTCAGCATGGAGACTGCACCAGCTGGATGCTACAAAG ATCATGTACAAAGCTGTATACAGTGATCTCCCTGGCAACCTGTTGAGGCACACCATCATGAGAAGACTGCATCTGTTTGAAGACGAG AATGTCCCTGAGGAGTTTCTGGCCAATGTTACTGGTCAGATCCGTCAAGTGATGCCAGTGCCAAAACGATACGATGAATACACAGAGGAGGAGAGAAAGACATTCCCTAGACTCTTTGACTG GCCAGAAGATCATGTGTTGGACTATGGCAAAAAGAAGGATGACCTTTCATAG